The sequence below is a genomic window from Sebastes fasciatus isolate fSebFas1 chromosome 18, fSebFas1.pri, whole genome shotgun sequence.
AGGTAGAGCAGCAGAGGCATCATGACCAGAGCCAGCAACGTGGAGCAGGTTGTCATCACAATGCTGAGGGGAAACACACGGGGAGATAACTTTCAGATaaatttcagaaacatcttgtagtgtactgtttagctgtaaaatgagaaggtttgtgacacggatgttgagatctgttgaggaaataccaagcaccgcccaccagccggagcacagccaataggaacgctcgctctctctgaaatgacctgtgattggtcaaagtctcccatcacgggctagattttctaaagcctgaaaacagagccatgaggaggtgcaggagtctagctatctctcagaacacttgaattacaatatgatgaaaggttattatggaatttttgcccaatggtgccaaaaatattctgcctactgcagctttaaggcataggccatatacaGTAGGTGTATAAGTTTTGCCTCGGGCACCAAAGGGCTCTGGatgatttttattttggtgaCCTTTTGTTTAGGCCCACCAAGAGGGTCAAAAGGTCTGGAAAACTATTGTATTGATTAGAAAATAATCTCACCAACAGGTCCTTATAATATCTGAGCTTTTGAGAAGAACAGTTGCTAAGTGGCCAATATCCAAGGTCAAGAATTGAACCTCAGATTTTAAGACAACAGCTCTATTGAGCTTTTAGTAAGATTTATTTCTCAGCTGCTGTtctaaggtcaagaatgaatATTGAACTTAAACGACTGGATAGATATTTATGGGATTTGGATATTCATATATCATAATTCTTTCTGGTGATCTGCTAACCTTGAACTTTTCCCTTGTACAGAAGAAATGTCAAAATGACAGTAATGCTGCTTAGACTATCATTATAAAAGCTCCATAAGCATTCAGAggtcatatttaaaaaaaaaattgcagcaaatgttgttgcatgttgttaAATGTATGAGGTGTAATGCACATTGTAGCCTCCAAGGGGTGCATGTGGGGCTTCAGACTTGTCAATCCATTTGAGTTAGTCATTAGTGGCTCCATTAATGCTTCAGGACGTCCAGTCAGAACAGCTGTAAGCCAGATAAGAGCCTCAGTGATCAGATATCAGAGCAGGAATGTCCTGAACAACACGCCCCCACACCTGTCCTCCTCGATGAATAAGGTGCCTAATGGGGTGAATGGCCTCACGGTTGAAAGTAAAGGGGTTTGCCACCACCTTTATTATGATAATTTAATAGTTTATGATCAGATTGGTGATGTCTTGCAGGTCATTCAACTCAAATAATGAACCTGTATTAAATCAATCTGATTGGCATGGCATCATCTATTGCAGCTACAGTGAAACCAAGCATGGGCAGAGGTTGTTGAACTTTACCGTAAAGGGACAGTTTACCCAAGATCCCAAAAGATCATGTTTGCCACAATGCAGACAGTTTAAGTTGTATATTTCTTATCGGGACTATTTATTTGGTAATTGGAGAAGATAATCACACAGGTTGTGTGTACCTGAGGTTCATGTCTCCCTTCAGAGCCAGGGCCAGGAGGTTGGAGAGGCTTCCTCCAGGACAGCAGCCACAGACCAGAATCACCACAGCCGTTATATCAGTCAGCTGGAACGCCTGCAGCATGAAACCATAATGATCATACAATGTCTGTTTGATTGTGTTGCAAATGTCTATTAGCACTACTTcctgtaatgtaaatgtttataatgtttaaaacAGGAATACCAACCTTAGCTAAGCAAAAGGCTGTAAGAGGCATGACACCATACTGGGCCAGCACTGCTATCGCCACCCCCTTAGGTCTCACTATGTGGTGCtggaaagaaggaaaaagatGTTTTGGTACAGAAATGTGGTCGTTTATATCATTCATAAACACAGATAATGTACAGATAATGTAACAGATGGGTATCACCTTGATCTTGGACACCTCCATGGTGCATCCCAGTGAAACCATGGTGATGAACATGACGATTATCATCAGTATGTTGATGGTTTTGTCCATCACTGGCGACAGCATAGCCGTGAAAACGGAGCTGGTGTTAGCAGCCGTCATGTTGAACATGAGGCTTTGATTTTGCCCCAAATCTGGATCAGAGAACAGATCAGCCATGTTGGAGCAGCACGAGAGTTGTAATCTTAGAACACAAAAAAAGATGGACACAAAGTTAGTATTTTAACGTCATAAAATGTTTCTATTGCGTCACAGATTTTCCATATCATTAAcgttgtgttcatttgtgaagacgcgcaagtatcataaacgtgtgtttggaaaaacccaatggaaaaatctcattggctttttgtcgagggaaccagggcgatgctaacttcctggttggcttacaaaaatatgtcatccttGGAGCACTTTATTGAGATCCTGAAGTCAGAtactttaaagtggcaatccttaaaggaccaatatgtaatatgtttactgtaataaatcataaaatgaccatgatatgtcatcagacattaaggaaacatgctgaattgaaatactggcttctccgacaacaatgcCACAGACAGTTATTAGCACCAAACACGGCCTTCTTCAGCCATGGAAGCAACCAAACGAACAGAGATTACGTTAGATTTCTACCTGACTTGAACTTTCACTGCGTCCTAAAATATACATATTACTGTTTATtcatgttgaacgatagtacacatattgagtatgtagtgcatatgGGATTTTGGACGAAGCCTAGTAGTCTTTTTGTTGATACATgagcatagaaatagaataaaaacatttcatttctaTGTACATGAGCTTCAATTTTTCAAAATTGCATGCATAGAAAGTAATATTTTCCGGGTATGTCACCACAGACATCCATTTATAacactgcaaatatataaatattgcaatactttcatcagtgggtcataggctcaatcaccattgtgttacctccttTGACGATAGATagtaacagacatttatttaaatgaaaatcttcaagTCTGCCACTCTAATAGATAAGTCTGCTGCTTACTTCTCTGCGTGTTGTACGTTGTTTTCTCTGAAGTGTTCATTGTTTCAGAACAAGCAGAAAGATCGTCGTTGCGTTGATAAGCAGCGCTTTTCATCAGTGAACAATGCGAGTATAATCTTTAAGTCCATAGTACACATTTTATGATCCTGAGGACCTTTAAcctaatattatattttgtgtcgCTGTGCAGTCTGAAAGAGATAGCTCTGTTAGACTGCCGGTTAAGACGCTATAATTCCACATGTTGGTTAAATATCaagaaaattaagaaaaatacaaacaaaacttGATAGATATTTGTGATTTTcacattattataaataaatttgattCCCTATCACTTTAATAAATCACCGGtagcagaaaacacactgtgtgtttgtttgtgcagtGAATTGTtgctgtgtctttgtgtgttttcagtataTATAAGATGCTGACTTCACACACCAGCTTCACAACATGCAAAGAAAAGCTATGTTAGCACTTAACGTTATCATTTATTAGCAGTAAAcaaatggtttataacacactgtaatgtTGCTGCACACAGATATACAGGTTTTATTTAAGGACAGCATTTGTCAGTAATTATAATTAATCTATTATGTCACATAAATGTGTCGCATACTGATTTACCAGCTGATCTGAAGGTGTGAATTGCATACCTAAATAGAAGAAAATCTCCCCCCAGTGGATACGTATCCCTGCATGAAgtgtaaatattaatatattgtgttgttacctgttgggccaGAGGTTCCTCtactcttctctcctcttctctctgaaACAAAATCTACTCCTTCACTCTCTTTTCTGTCTGTCACAAGTGACAGGTGAAGGCTGCCGGTTGTACAGAGGTGCCATCTAGTGCAACAGTTGACTTCTGCAGCTTGAGCGACACATGATTACATTACTCCTCAGAAGTGGAAAAAGCAGAATGAAACATATAACCTAATAAATGCGTCTATTTTTAGGAGATCAAAAAGTGTCCTTGTGTTGTTGGACACCATGTTGCTCTGTAGCCAAGACCTGGAAAACCTTGTTTTTGCATATTGAATACAGTTTATTGTTtagtatttgtgtgtttttgagaattcaTCAGATACATTAGAGATATTTTTTGAAATGTTGATGTTGGAAGTCTTCCCTGTCTGTCACACGGCCTGTCgaaagaggctgggtcacacgtcatatctttggggtacaacacatgcacagtcaAATCtggcagccgattagactgttgtcaggctattaaataggcgttatcagtcactataagccccatagacgtgggtcaataggggcctactacacctactagtaggttttattaTCTATTCACATGTTAGATCACTGACACGGGTCTTGGGTCCGCCCGTGTTCCATCCTCCTTCGATAGGCCTTGGTCTGTCTTGGCCCTGATGAGCTCTGGGAGGAGCCACCGGCTCACCTGTGCTGCCTGGAGCCACTAGGCACAGGTGAGCCCAGTTTGAATCAGTGCTCCTATAACTAGGATGGAAGAACATTACACTGTTTGCCCTGTTACCAGCCAGACCTGTTCACGGGTCTTCATCAAGCGCGGCGTCTAGTGTGAGTTATCCTTTAAAGCCATGTGCTCCTTTTACCTGCTTATTGTCTTGTTTAAATATTGTGACTTTGATTTGATATTCAATTTGATTAGATGCACTCTGTTTCTAACATGCATctcctttttttgtgtattcACTGCAGATCCACCATTTGATGATTTTAAAGAGGAACTCATCTAAAATAAAGTCTCTTTTTTTGGTGGAGTTTTCCGGCTCTCTGTCCATAATTGTGGTGCCTCATGTTCATTGCTCAGTGTCCGTAGTCTCCAGCCGTCGCTAATTAGGTCACCTGAACAGTTGACTTTAAATAATCTTCTCTCGGGTGAGTTCGTGTGTGGAGGAACCAACATCTGAAAGAGTCTGAATTGTGGGAAATTTCTGAGGAAGAAGATCCCCAAAACTCTTTGAActctgttttgatttgtttaccAGCAGCCACAATAAGTCCTACAGAAAGAGAAGAATATCTAAATTGGCATCAAGTTGAGAAacctgatctgagatctgcaaaaacgtCTGCCCAACAACCtatcttaaccttaactattcaagattaatgcctaactttaacaaTCTCACGAGAGCTTCCCCAGTTTGCTGGTTTCCTTCTAGTGactaccaaaaaaaacaaatttgcagtCAGACTAGGCTAGTGGCCTCAGGAAGCTGCAATTTTCATTACACCTCACAATTGAAAACTAGGATATACAGCAGTTTAGCTTTTGCTGGTGTCTAACCAATAGAGAGGCTTTAATGCTTTTGGGGTTATTATTTACAGAAAGATCCTCTGCTTTTAGTGAAGAAATTATGCCTTCAAAGTGGTCATTTGCTGCCAAAAAATGGCTACTTAAAGTACAAATCGCTATGCATCAAGTACAAACTCTGCACATGATCATAATAAATTGCGTTCAGTTCACAGATTGTTACTCTAAAGCTCATGCCAAGGTTCCTGATAGCTAAACCCCCTGCAAtagagaatgaatgaaagaggAAACTCCTCATGCAGGCAGCTCTGTGCCAGGCCCCAGAGAAGCTCCTACTTCATGCATTCAACATACTTATGGGACATAGATAGATGCATTAATACAGCAGCCCTGTTTTCagttgtgacgatgcattttgcAGCTGGTCCAAGAGGCTTcttaaatagtttatttagctgtaaaagtgGGAGTTTTCTCGTCATGTAAAGAAACACTTCATGGTTTCCAGggtatgaaaaaaagtaatctgaaaagtagctaaagctgtcagacaaatgcgGTCGAGTAAAGAGTAGAATATTTGCCTTTGAGatgtagtgcagtagaagtataaagttgcataaaatggaaatacaagtGCATTTAATTTAAGTAgtagttgagtaaatgtacttagttacattccacctctgGTGAAAAGCTTGTAGAGTAGCTCAGatcatttgaggtgagaaaagTACGAGTCTAATCCTTAGTGTATTGTCACAACAACCAATCAGCTACAAAAGGCCAGAACCCTGTAGCTACATTTTCCATCAACCTGAATCAGCTGTCATGAACTGGCTCAGAAAAAGGAGGGACACAATTtatcaaacatttatttacaaaacagaTTAGTAAACAATCACTAACACCAGTGATGTATATGAGTGGAAAATAGTGTATGAAGCTGTTGcatgcaaaaagaaaagacaaaactgagcAGAGACTGAACTGGCCAGCGTTAGCGTTGTAGGTTTGCCAGATCATCAGCCCAGGTGAGCCAGCTCCGCATCGACCTGTACCGCCGGCCCACTACCTGCAGGGGGAGGACAAAACACAAGCAGGCAATCTGTgagttccaatacccatactaccatactatttaaaagatttaacatgtcccaatacatagtatgtcaaatgtagTATACCAAAAATACCAGCATAACACAGTCACCTCCTCAACAATGACAAGACCAAAAAAAATGGTGACACTTCCAGTGTAGTCTGCAATATGCTCGAATAGGACAGAAGGAGGACATTTTAATGGTTTAACAAGCCGGTGTTGTGTTGAATACTGTTTCCCTGTCTTAAAAGGCCTGGGTTTTGCAGGTGAATAACCTCTATTCATAGTATTTTTTTATCAGgcaattaatcatttagtctataaagcATCAGTGGTGTCAATGTCAAGCTGACTGAAAGTCAAGCTGACCGAAAAGAAAGATGCCTATCACGCTTTCTCAAGGTGACAAATGCTTGTTTTGTCAGACCAACTATtcaaaaatatattcaatttacaatcatttaaaacagagaaaatcaacaaatcttcacatttgagacgCTGAAACCAGAATATAGTTTGTATTTTTGCTTCATAAGTAACtttgattaattattaattgaAATGGTTGaatgactttttcagtccaaaataaaAAGGCCTGTCTCCACATTAACCCTTTAAACACCTGGTTTCAGTCTCACCTTCTTTCTCTTTGAGAGTGAACCTTTGGTGACACCTGAACAGCACGATGAGCAGCGCCGCCTCCATCAGCTGGAAGGAGATGTAGACCATGGGGAACAGGAACAGAGGGCCGATGACCTCCGGGGGAAATGCCAGTTTCAGAATGATGGAGCACAGCGTGATGTTCTGACAGCCTgtttccatagcaacggtcctcCGCTCCCTTAAGTCACGGAAACATAAGGGAAGGCTCTTTAGTCTCTGACTTGACTAATACTACCCGTCACATCGATGTGAACCAGATAACTCACGATTGGTTGAGTCTGAAGAGCCAGGAGATGATGTATCCGAAGGTGTAGCCTATGAAGGGCATGAGAGCACCGATGGCCATGAGGGGAGGAGACAGCACTGTCAGGATGGAGGCTCCGATTACAATGCTGGCAAATGTGGCGATAGCCACCACGGCAATCATCATGAAAGCGAGGCCTACCTGCAGGACAGGAAGCAACAAATCAATCATGAAAACTGTAGCCtgataattttattttattttacaaaccaTTAATCATCGTGTGTATGCACCAACCCTTGTGATGGTCTTTGAGTACTGTGGCCTGTAGTAGTTGATAAGGATGCCGACACCGCAGGGTATGAGGATCGAGAGCAGCGATATAATGATGCCGTTGTAGGGCACGGAGTTCTGCAGGTTGAAGCCGTGACAGtagatgtagagcagcagaGGCATCATGACCAGAGCCAGCAACGTGGAGCAGGTTGTCATCACAATGCTGAGAACACACAGAGTGATAACTTCTTAATCCCAGCCTGGTGCAAACATGACTCTCTGGCTGGTGATGGGGACGGCAGGTAAACAACTACTACTGGGCCAGAATTGACCCTCGAACAGAATTCATGCAATTTCAATCACTGGATGATCACATGTCCATCGCTATCTACGGTAGTAACCACGAGCCAGACTGCCAGGAAATGTGTTTTGAATGTTTATGGTCACCAGAGGATGATTCCAGGGCcggcttaaagctgcagtgggtagaaatgcagcaaatatgattttaaaaagttttttgcttgcagcaaatgtatgtatgttgtTAAATGTGTGAGGTGTAATGCACATTGTAGCCTCCAGGGGGACATAAGGAGCTTCAGGCTTGTCAACTGAGTTGCATGAGATTGTGATAATGCATGATTAACAGGTTTCTTGTCCTCTTATTGTAACTGCCCCTTTATATATCAGGTTGACATCACCTTGATTATGATAATTTCATAGTTTATGATCAGACTGGTGATGTCTTGCAGGTCATTCAACTCAAATAATGAACCCGTATttaatcactctgattggcacGGCATCATCTATTGCAGCTATACAGTGAAAACAAGCATTGGTAAGAGGTCGTTGAACTTTACTGTAAAGGGCCAGTTCACCAAAACATCATGTTTGCCACAGTGCAGACAGTTTAAGTTGTATAAGTCTTATCGGGACTATTTATCTGGTAATTGGAGAAGATAATCACACAGGTTGTGTGTACCTGAGGTTCATGTCTCCCTTCAGAGCCAGAGCCAGGAGGTTGGAGATGCTTCCTCCAGGACAGCAGCCACAGACCAGAATCACCACAGCCGTTATTGAAGTCAGCTGGAACGCCTGCAGCATGAAACCATAATGATCATAcaatgtctgtctgactgtgttgCCAATGTCTATTAGCACTACTTcctgtaatgtaaatgtttataatgtttaaaacAGGAATACCAACCTTAGCTAAACAAAAGGCTGTAAGAGGCATGACACCATACTGAGCCAGCACTGCTATTGCCACCCCCTTAGGTCTCACTATGTGATGCtggaaagaaggaaaaagatGTTTTGGTACAGAAATGTGGTCGTTTATATCATTTATGAACACGGATAATGGATATGTATCACCTTGATCTTGGACACCTCCATGGTGCATCCCAGTGAAACCATGGTGATGAACATGATGACTACCAGTAGTATGTTGATGGTTGTGTTCATCACGGGCGACATGATCTCCGTGTAAACAGAGCTATTGTTGTTAACAGCCGTCATGTTGAACATGAGGCTTTGATTTTGCCATAAATCTGGATCGGAGAACAGATCAGCCATGTTGGAGCAGCACGAGAGTTGTAATCTTAGAACACAAAAAAGATGGACACAAAGTTAGACGGAGAACATTTCGTCATCCATCAATCATAAACAACACCTGCTGCTTTTTGTAACTATACACATACgggagaagtttgccttcagCACTTTCTGGGAAGggtttatttgaacccaaaacaTTATGAAGCCTAACCAAATAGGTGGAGATATCTGGCAGAAAACCCCAAACTCTTCTCCCATGTGTTAATTATACAATCAAATATCAGAGTATGCActtggcatgaccattttcaatgggatcccttgacctctgatctcaagatatgtgaatgaaaatgggttctatgggtacccacgagtctcccctttacagacatgcccactttatgataatcacatgcagtttggggcaagtcatagtcaagtcagcacactgacacactgacagctgttgttgcctgatgggctgcagtttgccatgttatgatttgagcatatttcttatgctaaatgcagtacctgtgagggtttctggacaagatttgtcattgttttgtgttggtaattgatttccaataagaaatatagacatacatttgtgttttattatattatcattcacTTATGGGTGCCCACAGAAGGAGttacagatgttgacaaatacattgataaatatgaatgaataaataaaacattaatcaaATGTTTACATAGCCTACGGAT
It includes:
- the LOC141756281 gene encoding hepatic sodium/bile acid cotransporter-like isoform X1, which gives rise to MADLFSDPDLWQNQSLMFNMTAVNNNSSVYTEIMSPVMNTTINILLVVIMFITMVSLGCTMEVSKIKHHIVRPKGVAIAVLAQYGVMPLTAFCLAKAFQLTSITAVVILVCGCCPGGSISNLLALALKGDMNLSIVMTTCSTLLALVMMPLLLYIYCHGFNLQNSVPYNGIIISLLSILIPCGVGILINYYRPQYSKTITRVGLAFMMIAVVAIATFASIVIGASILTVLSPPLMAIGALMPFIGYTFGYIISWLFRLNQSERRTVAMETGCQNITLCSIILKLAFPPEVIGPLFLFPMVYISFQLMEAALLIVLFRCHQRFTLKEKEGSGPAVQVDAELAHLKH
- the LOC141756281 gene encoding hepatic sodium/bile acid cotransporter-like isoform X2, with protein sequence MADLFSDPDLWQNQSLMFNMTAVNNNSSVYTEIMSPVMNTTINILLVVIMFITMVSLGCTMEVSKIKHHIVRPKGVAIAVLAQYGVMPLTAFCLAKAFQLTSITAVVILVCGCCPGGSISNLLALALKGDMNLSIVMTTCSTLLALVMMPLLLYIYCHGFNLQNSVPYNGIIISLLSILIPCGVGILINYYRPQYSKTITRVGLAFMMIAVVAIATFASIVIGASILTVLSPPLMAIGALMPFIGYTFGYIISWLFRLNQSERRTVAMETGCQNITLCSIILKLAFPPEVIGPLFLFPMVYISFQLMEAALLIVLFRCHQRFTLKEKEGSGPAVQVDAELAHLG